One segment of Rosa chinensis cultivar Old Blush chromosome 6, RchiOBHm-V2, whole genome shotgun sequence DNA contains the following:
- the LOC121049788 gene encoding uncharacterized protein LOC121049788: protein MQKIGQGVIAAYMAHLHEVVTEREEFDNFAFLDPAATYNCERSDFGSYLVNRLKEGKTDRIFFMPYNPGEHWILTIIWEDDIYILDPLGKSVHYQAWENSVINAVKSFNAETDRANKVPKLKLLPWAAKTRKGYTQQQLDEVRIEVADYLQTLL from the exons ATGCAGAAGATTGGCCAAGGAGTGATAGCAGCATACATGGC CCACCTACATGAAGTTGTTACTGAAAGAGAAGAGTTTGATAATTTTGCCTTTCTTGATCCGGCTGCTACATATAACTGTGAGAGATCAGATTTTGGTTCCTATTTAGTGAACCGGTTGAAAGAGGGCAAGACTGATCGCATATTCTTTATGCCCTACAATCCAGG GGAACATTGGATATTGACAATCATATGGGAGGATGATATCTACATCTTGGACCCTTTGGGAAAATCAGTCCATTACCAAGCATGGGAGAACTCGGTGATAAA TGCGGTTAAAAGTTTCAATGCTGAAACGGATAGGGCTAACAAGGTGCCGAAATTGAAACTACTTCCG TGGGCAGCAAAGACTCGGAAAGGCTACACCCAACAGCAACTTGACGAGGTGCGCATTGAGGTGGCTGACTATTTGCAGACTTTGCTATAG